The genomic stretch AGAAGTGTTGAGTGAGATTGTTGAGTAAGAGAAAGATTGTTGCGTTATCTTGATTTAATACTCAAATCTTGAGCAAATGCTCAATAATGTGAATCATATATGGATTTCATCGAAGCCTGAGGGGAAACCTGAAAAGTTGCAACATTTATTGATAAATCGGATACAAAATTGAGGCGCGATAGCCCATCATCGCGATCGCCTGTTGCAGCCTTTCAGAAATTCAGGTTTCTAAAATATTTCATTCTTCAGGTTTCTAAAATATTTCATTCAAAGGACTTTTTCCATGACTCCTCAACCCGGCACAGCCGCTTATCAGTTTGCGGGTAAAACAATCCTGATTACGGGCGGAGCAGGTGATATTGGGCGGGCAGTGGCTCACCGCTTTGCTAGCAACGGAGCAGGCATTATTTTGTGGGACTTAAACGAAACCAAGCAGTCCCTTGTCGCCGCAGGACTCTCGGACTACAAAGTTCCGATCGCCTCTATGCCTTGTGACGTAACGAACTTAGAAGCCGTGCAGAAAGCGTTTGATGAGGCGGTTAGCCGCTCTGGGCGCATTGACTATGTTTTTAATAACGCAGGTTATCAGGGTGCTTTTGCGACTACAGAGAACTATCCAGAGGATGATTTTCGCAAGGTTATAGAAATAAATGTGATTGGCGTATTTAACGTTTTGAAGGTTGCAGCTAATTACTTAAAACAGCAGGGGGA from Leptolyngbya ohadii IS1 encodes the following:
- a CDS encoding SDR family NAD(P)-dependent oxidoreductase, coding for MTPQPGTAAYQFAGKTILITGGAGDIGRAVAHRFASNGAGIILWDLNETKQSLVAAGLSDYKVPIASMPCDVTNLEAVQKAFDEAVSRSGRIDYVFNNAGYQGAFATTENYPEDDFRKVIEINVIGVFNVLKVAANYLKQQGDGAIVNTASYAGVVGPANMLAYGASKFAVIGMTQTAAKDLAPHKIRVNALSPALIGPGYMWTRQTELQAAVGSQYFDSDPKVVEQQMIQSVPMRRLGTLEEVANGVAFLMSEEASYITGFNLEITGGQ